A region from the Triticum aestivum cultivar Chinese Spring chromosome 3D, IWGSC CS RefSeq v2.1, whole genome shotgun sequence genome encodes:
- the LOC123074997 gene encoding geraniol 8-hydroxylase-like yields the protein MELVLYATCILLVVSSLYVLRHFADSRRNLPPGPPSWPLIGNLLDLGALPHRSLARLAERHGPLMTLRLGALTTVIASTADTARDVLQRHDAAFSARSVPDAVRACAYDSLSMGWLPPSSPHWRALRKLCSGELFAPHRLDAHQSIRREKVQQLVSHVDRLSREGAPVDISLVVFTTALNLLSCTIFSADIADLDDIGGSGQFMAVISESLQVAGQPNLSDFFPALAPLDPQRLRKRLAVGFKRLHAILDEQIERRMRERTAGEPPKNDFMDVLLDYRGLEDGRGLDREMLRALLMDLFIAGSDTSAATFEWAMAELLQNPSSMAKAREELAQVIGSRSEIEESDIGQLKYLQAIVKEVFRLHPPAPLLLPRQAEATTELRGYMVPKGARVMLNVWAIGRDGELWSEPERFMPERFLGKDMDYRGRDFELLPFGSGRRICPGMPLAVRMVHLMLATLLYRFEWKLPKEVEENGVDMGEKFGIVLALATPLQALAEPV from the exons ATGGAGCTCGTCCTCTACGCAACGTGCATCCTTCTTGTCGTCTCTTCTCTGTACGTTCTCCGCCACTTCGCCGACTCCCGCCGCAACCTGCCGCCGGGTCCCCCCTCGTGGCCTCTCATCGGAAACCTCCTCGACCTCGGCGCCCTGCCGCACCGCTCCCTCGCGCGCCTCGCCGAGCGCCACGGCCCGCTCATGACGCTCCGCCTCGGCGCCCTCACCACCGTCATCGCCTCCACCGCGGACACCGCCCGCGACGTCCTCCAGCGCCACGACGCCGCCTTCTCTGCGCGCTCCGTGCCCGACGCCGTCCGCGCGTGCGCCTACGACAGCCTCTCCATGGGCTGGCTCCCGCCGAGCAGCCCCCACTGGCGCGCCCTCCGCAAGCTGTGCTCGGGGGAGCTCTTCGCGCCGCACCGCCTGGACGCGCACCAGTCCATCCGCCGCGAGAAGGTGCAGCAGCTCGTGTCCCATGTCGACCGGCTGTCGCGAGAGGGCGCGCCCGTGGACATCAGCCTCGTCGTGTTCACCACTGCGCTCAACCTGCTCTCCTGCACCATATTCTCAGCCGACATCGCCGACCTCGACGACATAGGAGGATCGGGGCAGTTCATGGCCGTGATCTCAGAGTCCCTACAAGTCGCTGGCCAGCccaacttgtcggacttcttcccTGCGCTCGCGCCTCTCGACCCGCAGCGGCTGAGGAAGCGCCTCGCCGTGGGGTTCAAGCGGCTGCATGCCATATTAGACGAGCAGATCGAGCGGCGCATGCGGGAGCGCACCGCCGGGGAGCCGCCCAAGAATGACTTCATGGACGTGCTGCTCGACTACCGCGGCCTGGAGGATGGCCGGGGACTCGATCGGGAAATGCTGCGCGCATTACTTATG GATTTGTTTATCGCTGGAAGTGATACAAGTGCAGCAACGTTTGAGTGGGCAATGGCTGAGCTGCTACAAAATCCGTCGTCCATGGCGAAAGCTCGTGAAGAACTCGCACAAGTGATAGGCTCCAGATCAGAAATCGAGGAATCGGACATTGGCCAACTCAAGTACCTCCAGGCCATCGTGAAAGAGGTGTTTCgcctccatcctcctgctccgcTCTTGTTACCTCGCCAAGCCGAAGCGACGACGGAGCTACGGGGCTACATGGTGCCCAAGGGCGCACGTGTGATGTTGAATGTCTGGGCGATTGGCAGGGACGGCGAGCTTTGGTCTGAACCAGAGAGGTTCATGCCGGAGAGGTTCTTGGGGAAAGACATGGATTACCGAGGCCGGGATTTTGAGCTCCTTCCGTTTGGTTCTGGCCGACGGATCTGCCCCGGGATGCCGCTGGCCGTGCGCATGGTCCATTTGATGCTTGCAACACTGTTGTACCGGTTTGAATGGAAACTTCCAAAAGAAGTGGAGGAAAATGGGGTGGACATGGGGGAGAAGTTTGGAATAGTGCTAGCATTGGCCACCCCTCTCCAGGCATTAGCTGAACCAGTTTAA